From one Microbulbifer sp. A4B17 genomic stretch:
- the infB gene encoding translation initiation factor IF-2, translated as MAEVTVSELAKSVGATEDRLLKQMKEAGLPHTSADAVVSDEEKQVLLSFLKSSHGEQGATPRKITLKRKTTTTLKTGSGTGRKTVNVEVRKKRTYVKRPQAELETVAAGEESGSPEQETAVEALHSEQERLEAEAERARAEAEAEAARIAAEERAIAEAEAKAKAEAEAKAKAEAEAKAKAEAEAKAKAKSEVKADQKAAEAEDKTAENVVKKAEPAAPIRSSYSDDIEAMRIAAMERRKQQAEQEKRELEEKKAKLEADRRAAQEKKDKAAQAVKAKPASAKGAEKTSEVKPALRRKLEAATTAPAEADRSEDEPRKRRGRRSKSGPKKSSKTALYEQALEVFEEDEASKRSTRSLSRPTLKVKPTHGFKRPTEKQVYEVQLGETITVGELAKQMNVKAGDLIKRLMKMGEMVTINQSLDRETAQLIIEEMGHKVVFRSESELEEALVAETQASEGTEVSRAPVVTVMGHVDHGKTSLLDYIRKTKVASGEAGGITQHIGAYRVKTSQGEIAFLDTPGHAAFTAMRARGAQATDVVILVVAADDGVMPQTEEAVNHARAAGVPLVVAINKCDKEAADPDRVKNELAAKDVIPEDWGGDTQFINVSAHTGEGIDDLLEAISLQAEMLELKAKVKVPATGVVIESRLEKGRGVVATLLVQNGELKRGDIVLAGQSYGRVRAMTNELGKQVKEAGPSTPVELLGLDTTPNAGDEFMVVADERRAREVAEQRGDKERRERMQRQQAAKLENMFANMEAGERKVLPVVIKADVRGSLEAILGALADIGNEEVSVNIVSSGVGGIAENDINLALTSGAIVLGFNTRADVAARKVAETEGVEIRYYSVIYNLLDEVKQALSGMLDPEIREEIVGIAQVRDVFRSPKFGAIAGCMVTEGTVYRNKPIRVLRDNVVIYQGELESLRRFKDDVQDVRNGMECGIGVKDYNDVKSGDQIEVYDIVKVAREL; from the coding sequence ATGGCCGAAGTAACAGTTAGCGAACTCGCCAAATCGGTTGGTGCCACCGAAGACCGTCTGCTGAAGCAGATGAAAGAAGCGGGTTTGCCTCACACCTCTGCAGATGCAGTGGTGTCAGACGAGGAAAAGCAGGTCTTGCTCAGCTTCCTGAAAAGCAGTCACGGGGAGCAGGGTGCGACGCCGCGCAAGATCACCTTGAAGCGCAAAACCACAACCACACTGAAGACCGGCTCTGGCACCGGCCGCAAGACTGTGAATGTGGAAGTGCGCAAGAAGCGCACCTATGTGAAGCGCCCTCAAGCGGAGCTTGAAACCGTAGCGGCAGGTGAGGAATCCGGTAGCCCCGAACAGGAAACGGCAGTTGAAGCCCTGCACAGCGAGCAGGAAAGACTGGAGGCCGAAGCAGAGCGTGCGCGCGCTGAAGCTGAGGCAGAAGCTGCACGCATAGCGGCGGAAGAAAGGGCGATAGCTGAAGCCGAGGCGAAAGCCAAGGCTGAAGCGGAAGCCAAAGCCAAGGCCGAAGCAGAAGCGAAAGCCAAGGCTGAAGCGGAAGCGAAGGCAAAAGCAAAAAGTGAAGTAAAAGCCGACCAGAAGGCGGCTGAAGCAGAGGATAAGACCGCGGAAAACGTAGTGAAAAAGGCAGAGCCCGCCGCACCAATCCGCTCAAGCTATTCAGACGATATCGAGGCAATGCGAATTGCCGCGATGGAGCGTCGCAAGCAACAGGCTGAGCAGGAAAAGCGTGAACTTGAAGAGAAGAAAGCCAAATTAGAAGCTGACCGACGCGCAGCCCAGGAAAAGAAAGACAAAGCTGCACAGGCAGTCAAGGCTAAGCCGGCATCAGCGAAAGGTGCCGAAAAGACTAGTGAGGTCAAGCCTGCTCTGCGTCGCAAGCTGGAGGCGGCAACCACCGCCCCCGCTGAAGCTGATCGCTCTGAGGATGAGCCGCGTAAACGTCGCGGTCGCCGCTCCAAGTCCGGCCCGAAAAAATCCAGCAAAACCGCTCTGTACGAACAGGCGCTGGAAGTATTTGAGGAAGACGAAGCATCCAAGCGCAGCACGCGCTCCCTGTCTCGTCCGACCTTGAAGGTTAAACCTACGCACGGCTTTAAAAGGCCCACGGAGAAACAGGTGTACGAAGTACAGTTGGGCGAAACCATCACTGTTGGCGAGCTGGCCAAACAGATGAATGTGAAAGCCGGTGACCTGATCAAGCGCCTGATGAAAATGGGCGAGATGGTTACTATCAACCAGAGCCTGGACCGTGAAACTGCACAGCTGATCATCGAGGAGATGGGCCACAAGGTGGTATTCCGCTCTGAGAGCGAGCTGGAGGAAGCGCTGGTTGCCGAGACCCAGGCCAGTGAAGGCACTGAGGTGTCCCGCGCACCGGTAGTTACCGTTATGGGGCACGTTGACCACGGTAAAACCTCCCTGCTGGACTACATCCGTAAGACTAAGGTGGCTTCCGGTGAGGCTGGTGGTATTACCCAGCACATCGGTGCTTACCGAGTAAAAACCAGCCAGGGCGAGATCGCTTTCCTGGATACCCCGGGACACGCCGCCTTTACTGCAATGCGCGCCCGTGGCGCCCAGGCGACTGACGTCGTGATTCTGGTTGTGGCCGCTGACGACGGTGTGATGCCGCAGACTGAAGAAGCTGTGAACCACGCCCGCGCTGCCGGTGTACCGCTGGTTGTTGCAATCAACAAGTGCGACAAAGAAGCTGCCGATCCAGATCGCGTTAAAAACGAGCTGGCTGCGAAAGATGTAATTCCTGAAGACTGGGGCGGCGATACCCAGTTCATCAACGTGTCTGCACACACGGGTGAAGGTATTGACGACCTGCTGGAAGCGATTTCCCTGCAAGCAGAGATGCTGGAGCTGAAGGCCAAGGTCAAGGTACCGGCAACGGGTGTTGTGATCGAATCCCGCCTGGAAAAAGGTCGCGGAGTTGTGGCCACCCTGTTGGTACAGAACGGCGAGCTGAAGCGCGGCGATATCGTACTGGCAGGCCAGAGCTACGGCCGTGTTCGCGCCATGACCAACGAGCTGGGCAAGCAGGTTAAAGAAGCTGGCCCTTCAACTCCGGTTGAGCTGCTGGGTCTGGACACCACACCCAACGCCGGTGACGAGTTCATGGTGGTTGCGGATGAGCGCAGAGCTCGTGAAGTAGCCGAACAGCGCGGTGATAAAGAGCGCCGCGAGCGCATGCAGCGCCAGCAAGCGGCCAAGCTGGAAAACATGTTTGCGAACATGGAAGCCGGCGAGCGCAAAGTACTGCCGGTTGTTATCAAAGCGGACGTTCGCGGCTCCCTGGAAGCTATCCTGGGCGCATTGGCGGATATCGGCAACGAAGAAGTTTCTGTCAACATCGTGTCCAGCGGTGTAGGTGGTATCGCCGAGAACGATATCAACCTGGCCCTGACCTCCGGCGCTATCGTACTGGGCTTCAACACCCGTGCTGATGTGGCTGCCCGAAAGGTTGCTGAGACAGAAGGCGTAGAGATTCGTTACTACAGCGTAATCTACAACCTGCTCGACGAAGTGAAGCAGGCGCTGTCCGGTATGCTTGATCCGGAAATACGCGAAGAAATTGTGGGCATTGCCCAGGT